From Daucus carota subsp. sativus chromosome 6, DH1 v3.0, whole genome shotgun sequence, the proteins below share one genomic window:
- the LOC108224502 gene encoding NADP-dependent D-sorbitol-6-phosphate dehydrogenase, giving the protein MAITLNSGFKMPVLGLGVWRMDRKDIKNLLPTAIKIGYRHFDCAADYKNELEVGEALKEAFDLELVKREDLFITTKLWNSDHGHVIEACKNSLKKLQLDYLDLYLIHFPIASKHSGVGTTRSILDEEGVLEIDTTISLETTWHDMEKLVDMGLVRSIGISNYDLYLTRDCLAYANVKPAVNQIETHPYFQRESLVKFCQKNGIAITAHTPLGGALANTERFGTISCLDDPTLKKLGDKHKKSPAQIVLRWGIQRNTIVIPKSSKTKRLEENIDIFDFELSKEDMELIRSMERKYRTNSPAKAWGIDVYA; this is encoded by the exons ATGGCGATAACTCTGAACAGTGGCTTCAAAATGCCCGTTTTGGGTCTCGGTGTCTGGCGTATGGACCGCAAAGACATCAAGAATCTCCTCCCCACCGCCATTAAGATCGGTTACCGTCACTTCGACTGTGCTG CTGACTACAAGAATGAGTTAGAAGTAGGGGAGGCACTTAAAGAGGCGTTCGATTTAGAGCTTGTCAAGAGGGAGGATCTTTTTATTACTACCAAG CTCTGGAATTCAGACCATGGACATGTCATTGAGGCCTGCAAGAACAGTCTGAAGAAGCTTCAGCTAGACTATCTCGATCTTTACCTCATTCACTTCCCTATAGCATCTAAACACTCTG GAGTTGGAACCACTCGCAGTATCTTGGACGAGGAAGGTGTGTTGGAGATTGATACAACCATTTCCCTGGAAACCACATGGCATGACATGGAAAAGCTGGTTGACATGGGCTTAGTGAGAAGCATAGGAATCAGCAACTACGATCTTTACTTAACCAGAGACTGCTTGGCATATGCCAATGTCAAGCCTGCTGTGAACCAGATCGAGACGCACCCTTACTTCCAACGGGAGTCTCTTGTGAAATTCTGTCAGAAGAACGGCATTGCTATCACGGCGCACACACCGCTCGGTGGTGCACTGGCGAATACTGAGCGATTCGGAACTATTTCGTGCTTGGATGATCCGACTCTTAAG AAATTAGGCGACAAACACAAGAAGTCACCAGCTCAGATTGTTCTCCGCTGGGGTATACAGCGCAACACGATTGTGATCCCCAAGTCGTCGAAAACAAAACGACTTGAGGAAAATATAGACATTTTCGACTTTGAGCTGAGCAAGGAAGATATGGAGCTGATTCGAAGCATGGAGCGCAAGTACAGGACTAATTCGCCTGCTAAAGCTTGGGGAATCGATGTTTATGCTTGA